From Chryseobacterium sp. IHB B 17019, one genomic window encodes:
- a CDS encoding TonB-dependent receptor domain-containing protein, whose product MKTPILIAAIFFSGLTFAQEKKQDTVKTKTIEGVTMTKQIFKKQSDRFVYDVAASPVTKGNTTFDLLKQTPLLSTTDDKTLKITGKNNALIFINGRKTNMDAESLTQFLKNTPAENIQRIEVITVPGSEYQVESSDGIINIVLKKKMSDGTSGNMRMSNSQNKYNSSNASFSVNYRKDKLGINANLSGGESINPQSYILRNRTGNVQNESVGDIDDPNKNIGGYLNIDYQLTEKSNLALSWNSWANKSYNSTINLLNTITRYDENGNLASTNYTKTKNKEDARNYNNSVNLNYELKLDSLGSKLNLNAAYLNYKRFQYSDNNTMIKDPAGDFTQNSKKIIQDIPQIINNFSGTVDYIQKFKNDFTFSAGGNFNKTKTDNDTKNYTYPYDISGNQLPSENDFNHFIYDENIYGVYVTFEKKFSDKLSGKVGTRYEITNSLGTADSWKNNVESNQKIERNYNNLLPYLSFNYAINDKNNLSYSFSSRMRRPSFWELNPVKNLITEDNYTQNNPFVKASSTYNQELTYMYKNSYFFILNHTYVKDQITQVPLQRSYIDPKTNQERIQLAYIRTNFGDKQEMSAMVGIQKTFFKQYLTTNFNVGVQHNINDGFLNTDPTTGQVFDDYINNRKSTSVVIQTNNTLRLDKKKTWFLGANFFYIDKQQIELGVLKNLMSLDLSLKKNWNDWTFAVNVNDVLRTNIVEIEDFQDNGNYNYIRNDQYRRNLTVSITYNFGNQKVKKVRDIESASDAIKNRTR is encoded by the coding sequence ATGAAAACGCCAATTCTCATCGCAGCTATATTTTTCAGCGGATTAACCTTCGCACAGGAAAAAAAACAAGACACTGTAAAAACTAAAACCATTGAAGGGGTAACGATGACAAAACAGATCTTCAAAAAACAAAGTGACCGTTTTGTGTATGACGTTGCCGCATCTCCTGTTACAAAAGGAAATACAACTTTTGATTTATTAAAGCAAACTCCACTTTTATCGACAACGGATGATAAAACATTGAAAATCACAGGAAAAAACAACGCACTAATCTTCATCAACGGGAGAAAAACCAATATGGATGCAGAATCCTTAACTCAATTCCTAAAAAATACACCTGCCGAAAACATCCAGAGAATTGAGGTGATTACCGTTCCTGGAAGTGAATATCAGGTAGAATCTTCAGACGGAATCATCAATATCGTGCTGAAGAAAAAAATGAGTGACGGGACAAGCGGGAATATGAGAATGTCGAACTCACAGAATAAATATAACTCCAGCAATGCAAGCTTTTCCGTGAATTACAGAAAAGATAAGCTGGGAATTAATGCAAATTTGAGCGGCGGCGAAAGTATTAATCCGCAATCTTATATTTTAAGAAATAGAACCGGTAACGTCCAAAATGAATCCGTTGGTGATATCGACGATCCGAACAAAAACATTGGTGGATATTTAAATATTGATTATCAATTAACCGAAAAAAGTAATCTGGCTCTATCCTGGAATTCCTGGGCGAATAAAAGCTACAACTCAACTATTAATTTATTAAATACGATAACGAGATATGATGAAAATGGAAATTTGGCTTCTACCAATTACACAAAAACGAAAAATAAAGAAGATGCAAGGAATTACAACAATTCAGTCAATTTAAACTATGAATTAAAGCTTGATTCTTTGGGAAGCAAATTGAATTTGAATGCCGCTTATCTTAATTATAAAAGATTCCAGTATTCTGATAATAATACGATGATTAAAGATCCAGCAGGAGATTTCACCCAAAACAGCAAAAAAATAATCCAGGATATCCCTCAGATCATCAATAACTTTTCCGGAACGGTAGATTACATCCAAAAGTTTAAAAATGACTTTACTTTTTCTGCCGGAGGGAATTTTAACAAAACTAAAACCGACAACGATACAAAAAATTACACCTATCCATACGATATTTCAGGGAACCAGCTTCCTTCAGAAAATGATTTTAACCATTTCATTTATGATGAAAACATTTACGGTGTATATGTAACTTTTGAAAAGAAATTCTCTGATAAATTATCCGGGAAAGTGGGGACAAGATATGAGATCACCAACAGTTTAGGAACTGCGGACAGCTGGAAAAACAATGTAGAATCCAACCAGAAAATTGAAAGAAATTATAATAATCTTTTACCTTATTTAAGCTTCAATTATGCCATAAATGATAAGAATAATTTGTCTTATTCATTTTCAAGCAGAATGAGAAGACCTAGTTTCTGGGAGCTGAACCCTGTGAAAAACCTTATTACAGAAGATAATTATACCCAAAACAACCCTTTTGTAAAAGCTTCATCTACGTACAATCAGGAGTTAACATATATGTATAAAAACTCATACTTCTTTATTTTAAATCACACGTATGTAAAAGATCAGATTACCCAAGTTCCTTTACAGAGAAGCTATATCGACCCAAAAACGAATCAGGAAAGAATACAATTGGCCTATATCAGAACCAATTTCGGAGACAAGCAGGAAATGTCTGCTATGGTGGGAATTCAAAAAACGTTCTTCAAACAATACCTTACCACCAATTTCAATGTTGGAGTGCAGCACAATATCAATGATGGATTCTTGAATACAGATCCTACGACAGGACAGGTTTTTGACGATTACATCAACAACAGAAAGTCTACCAGCGTTGTTATTCAAACCAACAACACGCTTCGTCTTGACAAAAAGAAAACTTGGTTCTTAGGTGCAAATTTCTTCTATATAGACAAACAGCAAATCGAGCTTGGAGTGCTTAAAAACTTGATGAGCTTAGATTTAAGCTTAAAGAAAAACTGGAACGACTGGACTTTTGCCGTAAATGTAAATGACGTTCTGAGAACTAATATCGTAGAAATTGAAGACTTCCAGGACAATGGAAACTACAATTACATCAGAAATGACCAGTACAGAAGAAACCTAACGGTAAGCATTACTTACAACTTCGGAAACCAAAAGGTGAAAAAAGTAAGAGACATCGAAAGTGCTTCTGATGCTATTAAAAACAGAACGAGATAA
- a CDS encoding DUF3817 domain-containing protein, whose translation MNFIEKFFSKYSQERVIKWFRQVCLAEAISCLLLYGVAMIWIRYDENLYSIIFISVIGSLHGLFFTLYLLLCLPARKIFQWDDEDFVFALLSAFFPFATIWVDKKLARFDRE comes from the coding sequence ATGAATTTCATAGAAAAATTTTTCTCAAAATATTCTCAGGAAAGAGTCATTAAATGGTTCAGACAGGTTTGTCTGGCGGAAGCTATTTCCTGTTTATTACTGTATGGTGTTGCGATGATCTGGATACGTTATGATGAAAATTTATATTCTATTATTTTCATTAGCGTGATCGGTAGTTTGCATGGGTTATTTTTTACGCTTTACCTTTTGCTTTGCCTGCCTGCGAGAAAGATTTTCCAATGGGATGATGAGGATTTTGTGTTTGCCCTACTCTCGGCATTTTTTCCTTTTGCCACCATTTGGGTCGATAAAAAACTCGCCCGTTTCGATAGAGAATAA
- a CDS encoding serine hydrolase domain-containing protein, which translates to MKKLRLLTLSLFLPFVFAGCGDDEKENNYQLELDAVVKNIHSNLQRDLNTDVPSLSVYIVSPRGTYFSTVKGTNGTAVTPNTYFRFASNTKNFTSTAILKMMQDGWLNLDDKITANIPGTTVPYTPDVADWNFPHKNEITIRQILQHNAGIYDLTNDASQYNIGGETYAEHMLTTNPDFQFSASDYAKVLKDHNLTYGPPNTVYHYSNTGYTILSEIIARIYSQKTNSIKTYGDFMFDQIVGPGSKKPLGIKFPELASDKQLPSPYVKGLIKFSSHDEVTDQKNASAHIGEGNGVGTMVMLSDYIRTLMKGQNVLYASSAELMRTSKGPATTSGYALGCSDFTGIGYGHNGATEGYLSLMAYDPKSDVSVVVLFPFWDVRSDEKFTRCLNTLNTTAIEAKRTLGY; encoded by the coding sequence ATGAAAAAACTCAGACTTCTTACTCTTTCATTGTTTTTGCCCTTTGTTTTTGCGGGATGCGGAGATGATGAAAAAGAGAATAACTATCAGCTTGAGCTGGACGCTGTAGTGAAAAATATTCACTCTAATCTTCAGAGAGATCTCAATACGGATGTTCCTTCGTTAAGCGTTTATATAGTTTCACCGAGAGGTACTTATTTCAGTACGGTAAAAGGCACCAATGGTACAGCCGTAACACCAAATACGTATTTCCGTTTTGCAAGCAATACCAAGAATTTTACCTCAACGGCAATTTTAAAAATGATGCAGGACGGCTGGCTGAATCTAGATGATAAAATCACAGCTAATATTCCCGGAACAACAGTTCCGTACACTCCGGATGTGGCAGACTGGAACTTTCCACACAAAAATGAAATTACGATTCGTCAGATTTTACAGCATAATGCGGGAATCTATGACCTGACAAATGATGCTTCACAATACAATATCGGTGGAGAAACTTATGCAGAGCACATGCTGACAACCAATCCTGATTTCCAGTTTTCGGCTTCAGATTATGCAAAAGTTCTGAAAGATCATAATTTGACGTATGGTCCGCCGAATACGGTTTATCATTATTCCAATACGGGATATACGATTTTAAGTGAGATTATTGCAAGAATTTATTCTCAAAAAACAAATTCAATCAAAACGTACGGAGATTTTATGTTTGACCAAATTGTAGGTCCGGGTTCAAAGAAACCTTTAGGAATCAAGTTTCCTGAACTGGCTTCAGATAAGCAACTGCCTTCGCCGTACGTAAAAGGATTAATTAAATTTTCCAGTCATGATGAGGTAACGGATCAGAAAAATGCAAGCGCCCACATCGGGGAAGGAAATGGAGTAGGAACTATGGTAATGCTGAGCGATTATATCAGAACTCTAATGAAAGGGCAGAATGTTTTGTACGCTTCAAGTGCAGAATTGATGAGAACCAGCAAAGGTCCTGCTACAACTTCCGGATATGCTCTGGGATGTTCAGATTTTACTGGAATCGGGTATGGACACAACGGTGCAACGGAAGGATATTTGTCTTTAATGGCTTATGATCCGAAATCCGATGTTTCTGTGGTAGTGCTGTTTCCTTTCTGGGATGTTAGAAGCGATGAGAAGTTTACAAGATGTTTAAATACCCTGAATACCACTGCTATTGAGGCGAAAAGAACTTTGGGATATTAG
- a CDS encoding NAD(P)/FAD-dependent oxidoreductase, translated as MFLGSLMLPFLQYCEKKGKSLLLKVTGTNHVLGHKLWAKDFPEPTEEVHTKYLIVGGGISGLSACRFFSQNNENDYLLLEMENRLGGNSSNGQNKFTKFPLGAHYLPLPNKENTEIIDFLKECKIYQGEDENGDPILDEYQMTFPQQERLFFKNSWQNDIVPQKGISTETQKEFDRFFKLMDDFREKKSEDGKYWFAIPVEDSSFDPEVIQLEKMLFKSFLTAENFKSEELLWLLDYSCRDDYGLGIDYVSAWAGIHYFAGRKNNWSKKYKDQVFTWPEGNAWLAKHLSEYSKGKSSTNHLVFNVKINDKVEVLSFDNVQKKTKKIIAEKVLFATPQFVNERIFNKKRAGNFNYVPWLLTTITLKNEFGGDEELAWDNVIYGSDGLGYIYDQHQNVDQIIGEKVITYYRSFSTGDCRKARKKLYALKEEQLKNLVLEDLKKAHPLIEDFIIEMQFHKIGHAMIAPVPNQIFGKQEAKQPIEGKIFFAHSDVSGISIFEEAFYQGLRTAKQML; from the coding sequence ATGTTTTTAGGCAGTCTGATGCTTCCTTTTTTGCAATATTGCGAAAAAAAAGGAAAGTCATTGTTACTTAAAGTTACCGGAACCAATCACGTTCTAGGGCATAAGCTTTGGGCTAAAGATTTTCCGGAACCAACAGAAGAAGTTCATACAAAATATCTTATCGTTGGCGGAGGTATTTCAGGGCTTTCAGCGTGTAGATTTTTCAGTCAGAATAATGAAAATGACTATCTTTTACTGGAAATGGAAAATCGTTTGGGAGGAAATTCATCAAATGGACAAAATAAATTCACAAAATTTCCTTTGGGAGCGCATTATTTACCATTACCCAATAAAGAAAATACAGAAATCATCGACTTTTTAAAAGAATGCAAAATTTATCAGGGCGAAGATGAAAACGGTGATCCGATTTTAGATGAATATCAGATGACTTTTCCTCAGCAGGAAAGATTATTTTTTAAAAATTCATGGCAAAACGATATTGTTCCACAAAAAGGAATTTCCACGGAAACGCAGAAAGAATTTGACCGCTTTTTCAAATTGATGGATGATTTTCGCGAAAAAAAGAGTGAAGATGGAAAATATTGGTTTGCTATTCCGGTAGAAGATTCCAGTTTTGATCCGGAGGTAATCCAATTGGAAAAAATGTTGTTTAAAAGCTTTCTTACAGCAGAAAATTTTAAGTCGGAAGAGCTTCTTTGGTTACTGGATTATTCTTGTCGTGATGATTACGGGTTGGGGATTGATTACGTTTCGGCTTGGGCCGGAATCCATTATTTTGCAGGAAGAAAAAATAATTGGAGCAAAAAATATAAAGATCAGGTTTTTACCTGGCCGGAAGGCAATGCCTGGTTAGCAAAGCATTTATCAGAGTATTCAAAAGGAAAGTCTTCAACTAATCATTTAGTTTTTAATGTTAAAATCAATGATAAAGTTGAGGTCTTAAGCTTTGATAATGTTCAGAAAAAGACAAAAAAAATCATTGCTGAAAAAGTATTATTTGCGACTCCACAATTTGTAAACGAAAGGATTTTCAATAAAAAAAGAGCTGGAAACTTCAACTATGTGCCGTGGCTTTTGACGACGATTACCTTGAAAAATGAATTCGGGGGTGACGAAGAATTAGCTTGGGATAATGTGATTTATGGCTCAGACGGATTAGGTTATATTTACGATCAGCACCAGAATGTGGACCAGATTATCGGCGAAAAAGTAATCACTTATTACAGAAGTTTTTCAACGGGTGATTGTAGAAAAGCAAGAAAAAAACTATACGCTTTAAAAGAAGAACAGCTGAAAAATTTAGTATTGGAAGATTTAAAGAAAGCTCATCCTCTGATCGAAGATTTTATCATAGAAATGCAGTTTCATAAAATCGGTCATGCAATGATTGCCCCCGTTCCGAATCAAATTTTTGGGAAACAGGAGGCAAAACAGCCAATTGAAGGAAAAATTTTCTTTGCACATTCAGATGTATCGGGGATTTCAATTTTTGAGGAAGCTTTTTATCAAGGACTTAGAACAGCAAAACAGATGTTATGA
- a CDS encoding DUF350 domain-containing protein, whose protein sequence is MDQINFLPIINSIIYSFLGIGILLVCYLIIEKITPEKTWHEIAQNKNVAIAIIFGAFIIGISIIISAAIHG, encoded by the coding sequence ATGGATCAAATAAATTTTTTACCAATAATCAACTCAATTATTTATTCGTTTTTAGGAATAGGAATTTTGCTTGTCTGCTATCTAATTATTGAAAAAATAACGCCGGAAAAAACATGGCATGAGATCGCTCAGAATAAGAATGTAGCAATAGCAATCATTTTCGGAGCCTTTATCATTGGGATCTCAATTATCATAAGCGCGGCAATTCATGGATAA
- a CDS encoding polyamine aminopropyltransferase, producing the protein MDKKRIPLEFLLLFSVFVIATCGLIYELVAGALASYLLGDSVKQFSFIIGVYLFSMGVGSYFAKFIKGNLIDKFVEIEVLVGIVGGISSVCLFILFNTLAHFEAVLYLFVFFTGCLVGVEIPLLMNILKDRVQFKDLVSNVFAFDYIGALLASILFPLVLIPHLGIVKTPLFFGLINISIAIFLCFYLKKELSKPLSLKVKSIGAFVFLLALFIFSDKILSFSEEKLYGENVVYTKSSPYQRIVLTRNNREFRLYLNNNLQFSSTDEYRYHEALVHPAMSMAKNIDHVLILGGGDGFAAREVLKYKEVKNVTLVDLDGEMTNFFKTNQTMRELNQSSLSNPKVKVINKDAYIWVKENKQKYGVVIIDFPDPSNYSLGKLYSLQFYKELEKLTNLDTKIVVQTTSPYFAPKSFWCIEKTINQIFPFTSAYHTYVPSFGEWGFSMGSFEPVNNRIYRKIPNLKFYDYNFPQLSYFTKDMKAKDIEVNRLDNQILVRYFDEEWGKVQ; encoded by the coding sequence ATGGATAAGAAGAGGATTCCTCTCGAATTTTTATTGTTGTTTTCGGTATTTGTCATCGCTACTTGCGGACTGATTTACGAATTGGTGGCGGGAGCCTTGGCGAGTTACCTTTTGGGAGATTCTGTGAAGCAGTTTTCTTTCATCATCGGCGTTTACCTTTTTTCGATGGGAGTAGGCTCTTACTTTGCGAAGTTTATCAAGGGAAATCTTATTGATAAGTTTGTAGAGATAGAAGTTCTCGTAGGAATTGTTGGGGGTATAAGTTCCGTTTGTTTATTTATTTTATTTAATACGCTGGCTCATTTCGAGGCTGTTTTATATTTATTTGTCTTTTTTACAGGCTGTCTTGTCGGTGTGGAAATTCCTTTATTGATGAATATCTTGAAAGATAGAGTTCAGTTTAAAGATTTGGTTTCCAATGTCTTTGCATTCGATTATATCGGAGCTTTATTGGCCTCAATATTATTTCCATTAGTTTTAATTCCACACTTGGGAATTGTAAAAACACCCTTATTTTTTGGGTTAATTAATATTTCGATCGCTATTTTTTTATGTTTTTATCTTAAAAAAGAACTGTCAAAACCACTTTCATTAAAAGTAAAATCAATCGGAGCCTTCGTTTTTCTTTTGGCGCTTTTCATTTTTTCGGATAAAATTTTATCATTTTCAGAAGAGAAATTATACGGTGAAAATGTAGTCTATACTAAAAGTTCACCTTATCAGAGAATTGTTTTGACGAGGAATAACCGTGAGTTTAGGTTATATTTAAACAACAATTTACAGTTTTCCTCCACCGATGAATATCGTTACCATGAAGCATTGGTTCATCCCGCAATGTCGATGGCGAAAAATATCGATCATGTTCTAATTCTCGGTGGTGGAGATGGTTTTGCTGCCCGAGAGGTTTTAAAGTATAAAGAAGTTAAAAATGTCACGCTTGTAGATTTGGACGGAGAAATGACGAATTTTTTCAAAACCAATCAGACCATGCGTGAGCTGAATCAGAGTTCACTTTCAAATCCAAAAGTTAAGGTGATCAATAAAGACGCTTACATTTGGGTAAAAGAAAACAAACAAAAATATGGTGTGGTTATCATTGATTTTCCGGATCCATCCAACTACAGCTTGGGAAAATTATATTCGTTACAGTTTTATAAAGAACTGGAAAAGCTGACAAACCTTGATACAAAAATCGTTGTTCAGACAACTTCACCCTATTTTGCTCCAAAATCTTTTTGGTGTATAGAAAAGACGATCAATCAGATATTTCCCTTTACTTCGGCGTACCATACGTATGTTCCGTCTTTTGGGGAATGGGGGTTTTCGATGGGATCTTTTGAGCCGGTCAACAACAGGATTTACAGAAAAATCCCGAATTTAAAATTCTATGATTATAATTTTCCGCAATTATCCTATTTCACAAAAGATATGAAAGCGAAAGATATAGAAGTCAATCGTTTAGATAATCAAATTTTAGTGCGCTATTTTGATGAGGAGTGGGGGAAAGTACAGTAG
- a CDS encoding alpha/beta hydrolase: MKKYVLILGGLLMMALSTGCQKKIELGKNASFTIEKNVSYGEDPQQEMDIYIPKNKSKEGVFIIIHGGGWRGGERSQITSFTFDLMKKFPTHTFVNMDYRLASTKQFALPNQMDDIKNAMLKVEKKLNYKPRYILLGNSAGGSLSMLYAYKFDQDKKVKAVVNIVGPADLSDPDFKNYDDYSFLEKHLIDPKIVDKNISPMNFGSPTHWITATSTPTISFYGTQDEVVPMSQKKILDSTMDKNKVYHESYEFNGNHLSWEEKSHSTFLINKISNFLKNIDKNKTL, translated from the coding sequence ATGAAAAAGTATGTATTAATTCTCGGGGGCTTATTAATGATGGCACTTTCAACTGGTTGTCAGAAAAAAATTGAACTTGGCAAAAATGCATCCTTTACCATCGAAAAAAATGTTTCTTATGGTGAAGATCCACAACAGGAAATGGACATTTACATCCCCAAAAATAAGTCTAAAGAAGGTGTCTTCATCATTATTCACGGTGGCGGATGGCGTGGAGGGGAAAGATCTCAGATCACAAGCTTTACTTTCGATTTAATGAAAAAATTTCCTACCCATACTTTTGTAAATATGGATTACAGGCTCGCTTCCACCAAACAATTTGCCCTTCCAAACCAAATGGACGACATTAAAAATGCAATGCTAAAAGTAGAAAAGAAATTAAATTATAAACCCAGATACATTCTTCTCGGAAACAGCGCCGGCGGAAGCCTGTCAATGCTCTATGCTTATAAATTTGATCAGGATAAAAAGGTAAAAGCCGTTGTAAATATTGTTGGTCCTGCCGATCTCAGCGATCCAGATTTCAAAAATTATGATGATTATTCTTTTCTTGAAAAACATTTGATAGATCCTAAAATTGTTGATAAAAATATATCTCCAATGAATTTTGGAAGCCCTACTCACTGGATTACCGCTACTTCAACGCCAACCATTTCTTTTTATGGAACTCAGGACGAAGTGGTTCCGATGTCTCAGAAGAAGATTCTAGATTCAACTATGGATAAAAATAAAGTATACCATGAATCTTATGAGTTTAACGGAAACCATCTTTCATGGGAGGAGAAATCTCATTCAACTTTTCTAATTAATAAGATCAGTAATTTCCTGAAGAACATAGACAAAAATAAAACGCTCTGA
- a CDS encoding discoidin domain-containing protein, whose translation MQKYLFLCAFLLAIGFNAQQKTFCNPINIDYGYTPFENFSKQGRHRATADPVIVNFKEKLFLFSTNQEGYWYSDDMLDWKFVKRKFLRDNKYIHDLNAPAVWKMKDTLYVFGSTWEQDFPIWKSTNPTKDDWQIAVDTLKVGAWDPAFHYDEDKNKLYLYWGSSNEWPLLGTEVKVKTLQSEGFVKPIIRLKPEDHGWERFGEYNDNVFLQPFVEGAWMTKHNGKYYMQYGAPATEFSGYSDGVYVSKDPLEGFEYQQHNPFSYKPGGFARGAGHGATFEDNYKNWWHVSTIFISTKNNFERRLGIWPAGFDKDDVMYTNTAYGDYPTLLPKYAQGKDFSKGLFAGWMLLNYNKPVQVSSTLGGYHSNYAVDEDIKTYWSAKTGNSGEWFQTDLGEVSTINAIQINYADQDVEFLGKTLGKMHQYKIYGSNDGKKWNVIVDKSKNTKDVPHDYVELDKPAKARFLKMENLKMPTGKFALSGFRVFGKGPGAAPKKVEDFVPLRSDPKKFGERRSIWMKWKQNQDADGYVIYWGKSPDKLYGSIMVYGKNEYFFTGADRVDSYYFQIEAFNANGISERTEVFKSE comes from the coding sequence ATGCAGAAGTACTTATTTTTGTGTGCTTTTTTGTTGGCAATAGGTTTCAACGCACAACAAAAAACATTTTGTAACCCAATTAATATCGATTACGGTTACACCCCGTTTGAAAATTTTTCAAAACAAGGAAGACACCGCGCTACAGCGGATCCTGTGATTGTTAATTTTAAAGAAAAATTATTCCTTTTTTCTACCAATCAGGAAGGATACTGGTATAGTGATGATATGCTGGACTGGAAGTTTGTTAAGAGAAAATTCCTTAGAGACAACAAATATATCCATGATTTGAATGCACCTGCCGTTTGGAAAATGAAAGATACACTATATGTGTTCGGATCAACCTGGGAACAGGATTTCCCGATCTGGAAAAGTACAAATCCCACAAAAGACGATTGGCAAATAGCAGTCGATACATTGAAGGTAGGGGCTTGGGATCCCGCTTTTCATTATGACGAAGACAAAAATAAGCTGTACCTCTATTGGGGATCCAGCAACGAATGGCCGTTATTGGGAACCGAAGTGAAAGTAAAAACATTACAGTCCGAAGGTTTTGTAAAACCGATTATCAGATTAAAACCTGAAGATCACGGCTGGGAAAGATTTGGAGAATATAATGATAATGTTTTCCTGCAGCCTTTCGTAGAAGGGGCTTGGATGACAAAGCACAACGGAAAATATTATATGCAGTACGGAGCGCCGGCAACGGAATTCAGTGGATATTCCGATGGGGTTTATGTAAGTAAAGATCCTTTGGAAGGCTTCGAATATCAACAGCACAACCCATTTTCCTATAAACCCGGAGGTTTTGCCAGAGGAGCGGGACATGGCGCCACTTTTGAGGATAACTACAAAAACTGGTGGCATGTTTCAACGATTTTTATTTCCACTAAAAATAATTTTGAAAGAAGATTAGGAATTTGGCCGGCAGGATTTGACAAAGATGATGTGATGTACACCAACACAGCTTATGGAGATTACCCGACTTTGCTTCCGAAATATGCACAGGGAAAAGATTTTTCTAAAGGCCTTTTCGCCGGCTGGATGTTGCTGAACTACAATAAACCGGTTCAGGTGTCTTCAACACTGGGAGGATATCATTCTAACTATGCGGTGGATGAGGATATTAAAACGTATTGGAGTGCAAAAACCGGGAATTCAGGGGAGTGGTTCCAGACAGATTTAGGAGAAGTTTCTACAATCAATGCTATTCAAATTAATTATGCGGATCAGGATGTTGAGTTTTTAGGTAAAACTTTAGGCAAAATGCATCAATATAAAATTTACGGTTCCAATGACGGTAAAAAATGGAATGTAATTGTAGATAAAAGCAAAAATACAAAAGACGTTCCTCACGATTATGTAGAACTGGATAAGCCTGCAAAAGCAAGGTTCCTGAAAATGGAAAATTTAAAAATGCCAACAGGAAAATTTGCATTAAGTGGTTTCAGAGTGTTTGGAAAAGGACCGGGCGCAGCTCCTAAAAAAGTGGAAGATTTCGTTCCACTAAGATCAGATCCGAAAAAGTTTGGTGAAAGAAGGAGCATCTGGATGAAGTGGAAACAAAATCAGGATGCAGACGGATATGTGATTTATTGGGGGAAATCTCCGGATAAATTGTACGGAAGCATCATGGTGTACGGAAAAAATGAATATTTCTTCACCGGAGCAGACAGGGTAGATTCTTATTATTTTCAGATCGAAGCTTTCAATGCGAATGGTATTTCGGAAAGAACAGAAGTTTTTAAATCAGAATAA